Proteins found in one Quercus robur chromosome 2, dhQueRobu3.1, whole genome shotgun sequence genomic segment:
- the LOC126701744 gene encoding malonyl-CoA:anthocyanidin 5-O-glucoside-6''-O-malonyltransferase-like gives MKLLEVCRVSPLFDSPNTATEFSLPLTLFDLFFFKSTPIEYLSFYSHTHLDDHLYFDSILSKLKHSLSLTLPHFLPLVGKLIWPPNSQKPIIHYTPGDSISLTIAESDANFDNLSGHHVTEARDFCPLVPHLETSDSEASILTLQVTLFPNKGFCLGIVADHAVLDGKAMSLFLDSWVYISKLEKLITKNNATLLPELTPFFDRTVVKYPATLDSMFSNRLLAMNSRRSLKSFDFEVPADIVRATFELSRTDIEKIRKRVLSWGDKNGETKTNTSEPLHLSTFVLTFAYTVVCVAKAKEVESNKMIYLYIIANFRSRLDPPIPANYFGNCVGVGGIGAEARELMEESGLAIAAYRIIDGIKKMKGFLNEADKLIEMVTREKEVEGTQTQPEVISVAWSNKFRDYERDFGWGRPKKVELTNIHRTKATSMVDNKNGNGGVEVGMVLKKHEMDRFASLFVTGLQSL, from the coding sequence ATGAAACTGTTGGAAGTTTGCAGAGTCTCTCCGCTCTTTGACTCCCCAAACACAGCCACTGAGTTCTCACTCCCACTCACTCTCTTTGacctctttttcttcaaatccaCACCAATTGAGTATCTTTCCTTCTACTCACATACTCACTTAGACGACCATCTTTACTTTGACTCAATCCTCTCCAAACTCAAGCACTCACTCTCCCTCACTCTCCCACACTTTCTCCCACTTGTTGGGAAACTAATATGGCCTCCTAATTCTCAAAAACCCATAATCCATTACACTCCCGGTGATTCCATTTCACTCACTATAGCTGAATCTGATGCCAATTTTGACAATCTATCTGGACACCACGTAACTGAAGCTAGAGACTTTTGTCCTCTCGTACCCCACTTGGAAACATCAGACTCAGAAGCTTCAATTTTGACATTGCAAGTCACTCTCTTTCCAAACAAAGGGTTTTGCCTTGGCATTGTTGCAGACCATGCGGTTCTTGATGGGAAAGCCATGTCATTGTTCTTGGACTCATGGGTTTATATAAGCAAACTCGAAAAACTGATCACCAAGAACAACGCAACTTTATTACCAGAACTAACACCATTCTTTGACAGAACCGTTGTCAAATACCCAGCTACACTCGACTCGATGTTCTCAAACCGTTTGTTAGCAATGAATAGCCGTCGAAGCCTGAAGTCATTCGATTTTGAGGTTCCAGCAGACATTGTTCGAGCCACATTCGAGTTAAGCCGTACAGATATAGAAAAAATCAGGAAAAGGGTTTTGTCATGGGGTGATAAGAATGGtgaaactaaaacaaacacATCGGAACCACTCCATTTATCAACCTTTGTCCTCACATTTGCATATACAGTGGTTTGTGTGGCAAAAGCCAAAGAAGTAGAAAGTAACAAAATGATCTACCTATATATCATAGCTAATTTCCGGTCTCGTTTAGACCCTCCGATTCCAGCcaattattttggtaattgtgtTGGAGTAGGTGGTATAGGTGCCGAAGCAAGAGAGTTAATGGAGGAATCTGGGCTGGCCATTGCTGCTTATAGGATCATTGATGGCATCAAAAAGATGAAGGGATTTCTTAATGAAGCAGATAAATTGATTGAAATGGTGACGAGAGAGAAGGAAGTTGAAGGAACCCAAACCCAACCGGAAGTGATTTCGGTTGCCTGGTCAAACAAATTCAGGGATTATGAGAGGGATTTTGGGTGGGGAAGACCTAAGAAAGTGGAGCTCACGAACATACACAGAACTAAAGCAACTTCTATGGTGGATAACAAAAATGGGAATGGAGGAGTTGAAGTTGGTATGGTCTTAAAGAAGCATGAAATGGACCGATTTGCTTCTCTCTTTGTTACTGGCTTACAGAGCCTTTAA
- the LOC126701753 gene encoding malonyl-CoA:anthocyanidin 5-O-glucoside-6''-O-malonyltransferase-like: MDSTSLEGRIGTFLEKEARTLPWLSRTITPRLDSFVSLNVAPSKLTFKLGAGGGLHHSFQNRTGPGGKLTWPPDSQKPIIHYTPGDSISLTIAESDANFDNLSGDHVTEARNFCHLIPHLETSDSKASILTLQVTLFSNKGFCLGVVANHAVLDGKAMSLFLDSWAYISKLDNGLLATNSRSLEPHNFEDPTEDIVRGTFELSRADIEKLRKRVFSWGDKVGDEAKTKTVEPFQLSTFVLTFAYIMVCVAKAKELESNKLICLYIPANYRSRLDPPVPTNYFGNCAGAGGIVAQARELMEETGLAIAAYRIIDGIKKIEGFLDEAEKWIKLATGQMGAEGTQTLPEMITVAWSNKFKDYERDFGWGRPQKVALTNIHRTRATTIAESKNGNGGVEVGVVLKKHEMDLFASLFVTGLQSL, encoded by the exons ATGGACTCCACATCGTTAGAAGGAAGGATTGGAACATTCTTAGAAAAAGAAGCTCGCACCCTACCCTGGTTATCTCGAACAATCACCCCGAGACTTGATTCATTTGTTTCTCTGAATGTAGCTCCATCAAAATTGACCTTCAAGCTAGGAGCTGGAGGTGGTCTCCATCATAGTTTTCagaaccggaccggaccgggag GGAAACTAACATGGCCTCCTGATTCTCAAAAACCCATCATTCATTACACCCCTGGTGATTCCATTTCACTCACTATAGCTGAATCCGATGCCAACTTTGACAATCTATCTGGAGACCATGTAACTGAAGCTAGAAACTTTTGTCATCTCATACCCCACTTGGAAACATCGGACTCAAAAGCTTCAATTTTGACATTGCAAGTCACTCTCTTTTCAAACAAAGGGTTTTGCCTTGGCGTTGTTGCGAACCATGCGGTTCTTGATGGGAAAGCCATGTCATTGTTCTTGGACTCATGGGCTTATATAAGCAAACTTGATA ACGGTTTGTTAGCGACAAATAGCCGAAGCCTTGAGCCACACAATTTCGAGGATCCAACAGAAGACATTGTTCGAGGCACATTCGAGTTAAGCCGTGCAGACATAGAAAAACTCAGGAAAAGGGTTTTTTCATGGGGGGACAAGGTTGGTGATGAAGCTAAAACAAAGACAGTGGAACCATTTCAGTTATCAACCTTTGTTCTTACATTTGCATATATAATGGTTTGTGTGGCAAAAGCCAAAGAATTAGAAAGTAACAAATTGATCTGCCTATATATCCCAGCTAATTATCGGTCTCGTTTAGACCCTCCAGTTCCAACAAATTATTTCGGTAATTGTGCTGGAGCAGGTGGTATAGTTGCCCAAGCAAGAGAGTTAATGGAGGAAACTGGGTTGGCCATTGCTGCTTATAGGATCATTGATGGCATCAAAAAGATTGAGGGATTTCTTGATGAAGCAGAGAAATGGATTAAACTGGCGACAGGACAGATGGGAGCTGAAGGAACCCAAACCCTACCGGAAATGATTACGGTTGCATGGTCAAACAAATTTAAGGATTATGAGAGGGATTTCGGGTGGGGGAGACCTCAGAAAGTGGCACTCACGAACATACACAGAACTAGAGCAACTACTATAGCGGAAAGCAAAAATGGGAATGGAGGAGTTGAAGTTGGTGTGGTCTTAAAGAAGCATGAAATGGACCTATTTGCTTCTCTTTTTGTTACTGGTTTACAAAGCCTTTAA